AACCTTAGTACCATATGAGCCTCAATTTGAAGATGAGGTTAAGCTTGAAATGGGTGTGATTGTTGAGGTTTCTCAGAAGAATCTTAACGGCTGGTGGTTTGTTCAGTAAGTTCAGTTTGTGCTCAAAAATGGCCTTTTAACATTTGACTCAGTGATCAATCAAGCCAAGCATTTGATGCTAAAAGCTGAACCAGAGCAAATGAACATCATCATTATTTGTTAATGAATAAAGAGCAGGGTTGGGGTAGTGGTGTGAGAACTTGCCTTCCATCAGTGTAGCCCCGGTTCCATCCCCTGACCTACTGCCATacatgggttgagtttgttagtTATCTATTCTGCTCTAGGGGGAGTACTGCTATTTTcctctctcaccaaaaaccatgAACTCTTATAAAGTTATAGCAAATGCTACTCAATCAAATGAGTTGAGCGCTCTGCGAAAAACATGCTACCCTTAATACACGATATGtaggtatgtatgtatgtatatatgcaTTTATATAAACACTGTCAAATGCTAATAGTTTTGTAAGATGGCTGACTAGCTTCGTGTTGTTGACCTTAGGATTGAATTATCAACCAAAATTAAAATGAGATCCCAGATTTGACAATTTGTCAACAAACAagttttataataatttattgattccTTTTGACAGGATCGGAAAAACTGAAGGCTGGGCCCCGTCTAGGAATCTGAGGGAAGCTGTGACATCTCATCATaataaaagagagaaaagaaaggacGCCGCTAGACTCTTGCTCAGAGATTACAGTACTAAAATTACTGGTGAGCAAATTTTACGCATGTAACTGCCTACTAACTGGCATCTTAACGATAAAAGTCATTAAAAGGGATACTGATTACTTAATTGACAGGAAGGAGAAAAACGTGGATTccacagaagaagaagaaaaagactaCTGTAAGTAACATAGATTCTGTTAAAACTGGTAGTTTACAATTAAGCAGGCTAAAAGACTTTCATATAGCCGTCCATAATTCATTTAATCAATCTAAGTAGTTAGtccaagaaattaaaaaaatatatgtcCAATCTCCACAGAAAAGAAATATTCCTGTCGATATCACAAAGCATGCAGAGGCAAGATATCCTACGAAGTCATCGAATGTAAAACCGGAATTCCTTCAGCTATCGAGAAAGAAGGATACAGGAAGAGGACGACCTCGAAAGGAACAGGGAGTTTCTGGTTTTAGTGCGGTAAACGAAGGCGGTGACACTTCAGATGAAAGGATAAGTAACAGAGAGAGTGGGATCCATGGGTCCGCCATAAAGGACGCATTGACAGTAGTAGAGAAAGaaattcaagatcttccaactctTTCTGGAGAGACGAGTACAAAAGAGTGTAGCAACTTACCTTTGGCATCTGCCCCAGACGATGATACTCATGCTACATGCAAAGCTAACAACGGGGATAAATCCCGTCAATCGAAGAGCGATACCAACGAAGATAAAGAAATCGGAAACACAACTGGTGATGACGGCGAAGAACACAAGAGCGAAGACTGCGCGGAAAAAGTTCCTAAAGTGTTGAATCGCCAGAGATTCCTCGCTATGGGGTCGTACAAGAAAGAGGACCGTGGAGAAATTAATTTACACCGGAACGTCGAAGTTGAAGTCCTAAAGGAATCTGATCGGGGGTGGTGGCTGGTGCGTACTGACAGTTCTTCTGTTGGATGGGCGCCCTCTAATTTCTTGGAGAGAGTAAACAGTGTAGAAAAGAATGTGCACGAAACCAGCGGACAACaatcaaatgaagaaattgaTGTCAACGAAGTTACAACCAGCCGCGATCCAAATTCAGGGACTGTTTTTCAAGTGGCACGGGGAAAAGACGTAGAAGGGACAGTTTTGAGCGACATCCGCGAAGGGGAAGAGATGAATACCTGTCCAGAGGCTGATAAGACAAAACTATAGGTCGCCCAAGGGTGGCATTTGTAAGCATAAACCTTGTTTGAACGTtgacttgtttgtttgcttgatgTCTTCGTCCGTCCAAGGTGGCTAGAGGTAGGAAGCGGTCGACGATCCGCAACTAAGAGAATGGCAATGATGATGAACAGCGTTGAATGGTGAGAACCTGGAACGGAATCATGTCATGTTTTCGATATGAAGCCcggaaaaaaatttctttcttacttcagatttttttattttaatgttgttgttgttgttgttgttattcttatcatcatcattattatgatGAGCAtcattgttaatattattttaatgatgGCTGATtctttgaatattttaattatcACATAAGAGGTAGGCATGAACCCAAATTTTAAGAACAGCCGATGTATTAGTGTCTTTCGCCATTTGATGCAATGTAGATGGGATTTCCTCTGACATATGTTGTTCCTTGAGTTTTAAAAAACCATATTGTAAACATGTGTAATACCTACAATCCAAATGAAGCACAACACCCTCTTCTAACAAATCGCAGTCTGTTTCGTAAGATATGTTTCCTATAAATCTGCCTACTAAAGCGGAAGCCTTGGCCACTTGAACAGGATTCGTACTCGCAAAAGGATGAAAATTTTTGCGGGTTTGCATTAACTTTGCGCCAACTCCACCGCACAACAACCTCAGTAACTGCTCCTaagctagaggcttggaaatgctatttccagcgttctacAAGAGCGaaatgtgatttatgcatatcgcgaattactTACTTCGCACGCtatctcagcaaaccaatgtacattgagagtataacacttgcaacgtcaattactaaatagaaaaccgaccatctctgtatcttgaaaccagcaaaagtttcacctttcagagtcatcatagaaAGTTTGTAGTTTAAACCGTCTGAGTAGCCTTAGAGGTAAAcatagacttcatcggcaggtcgttttttgaaaacgtcccaaacagttgcttgataatatttcattttcaacattttatacaggtctgtttttactttttagggaaaaaactggggggggggcacggccccccccggcccctccccttgctacggcactggtaTATGATcactttttatcattttttagTTCAGAACCATAGTTGTGTAAAACCATTGTGGATAATATATGTTCCTTTTAAATGAATTTCGCGTTTAATTTTTTCCTGGTcttcaaaaagaaacaaaacgaaaacaaagaaaataacaaacaaacgaaaagcGCGCGCGCATGTGGTATACAAATTTAATTGATAAATGTACCACCACACTCGCTCTTTACAAAAATTGATATCAAGTCAAGCAAACTGTTTTGTAATGACTTCACTGACTATAATGCAACTCACGTCTACTCGTGAGGCTCGTCGAAAAAATGCCTCTCTAAGTTAGCGGCCTATAACACCTTTCCGATTACTGTTCTTG
The Acropora muricata isolate sample 2 chromosome 3, ASM3666990v1, whole genome shotgun sequence genome window above contains:
- the LOC136912093 gene encoding neutrophil cytosol factor 1-like isoform X2, which translates into the protein MSLTRVQDVFVEDIYKRKQPKRHFMYSIRVHWEDGATTPIYRDYNLLLEFQERLLESDEFQQTQSQEEILSILLKGEKEKFLFRGESQKKALERKPAVEEFLKAVIRLPPVISESAAVMSFFRPFLEDLKAFECEQEEQHYSVSRRGTRRGTRRKHVYHISEPIMVEQYVAVADYTKREDSDINLKAGHVVDVIEKSEHGWWFVDLDGEVGWAPASYLEPRDGSVDDQVLEVFEKGKEETYITLVPYEPQFEDEVKLEMGVIVEVSQKNLNGWWFVQIGKTEGWAPSRNLREAVTSHHNKREKRKDAARLLLRDYSTKITGRRKTWIPQKKKKKTTKRNIPVDITKHAEARYPTKSSNVKPEFLQLSRKKDTGRGRPRKEQGVSGFSAVNEGGDTSDERISNRESGIHGSAIKDALTVVEKEIQDLPTLSGETSTKECSNLPLASAPDDDTHATCKANNGDKSRQSKSDTNEDKEIGNTTGDDGEEHKSEDCAEKVPKVLNRQRFLAMGSYKKEDRGEINLHRNVEVEVLKESDRGWWLVRTDSSSVGWAPSNFLERVNSVEKNVHETSGQQSNEEIDVNEVTTSRDPNSGTVFQVARGKDVEGTVLSDIREGEEMNTCPEADKTKL
- the LOC136912093 gene encoding neutrophil cytosol factor 1-like isoform X1 — protein: MKVENAKSRTMSLTRVQDVFVEDIYKRKQPKRHFMYSIRVHWEDGATTPIYRDYNLLLEFQERLLESDEFQQTQSQEEILSILLKGEKEKFLFRGESQKKALERKPAVEEFLKAVIRLPPVISESAAVMSFFRPFLEDLKAFECEQEEQHYSVSRRGTRRGTRRKHVYHISEPIMVEQYVAVADYTKREDSDINLKAGHVVDVIEKSEHGWWFVDLDGEVGWAPASYLEPRDGSVDDQVLEVFEKGKEETYITLVPYEPQFEDEVKLEMGVIVEVSQKNLNGWWFVQIGKTEGWAPSRNLREAVTSHHNKREKRKDAARLLLRDYSTKITGRRKTWIPQKKKKKTTKRNIPVDITKHAEARYPTKSSNVKPEFLQLSRKKDTGRGRPRKEQGVSGFSAVNEGGDTSDERISNRESGIHGSAIKDALTVVEKEIQDLPTLSGETSTKECSNLPLASAPDDDTHATCKANNGDKSRQSKSDTNEDKEIGNTTGDDGEEHKSEDCAEKVPKVLNRQRFLAMGSYKKEDRGEINLHRNVEVEVLKESDRGWWLVRTDSSSVGWAPSNFLERVNSVEKNVHETSGQQSNEEIDVNEVTTSRDPNSGTVFQVARGKDVEGTVLSDIREGEEMNTCPEADKTKL